ACTCCTCCTTCGATATCGATCATGTCATCCGCATATTTTTTTCAACGCTCATGGCGCCGCTGGGCGTTTCGCGCGCTTTTTTTTTCGACCCCACCCAGGCGATTTTTCGCAAGCGCGGTTTCGTTTTAAGCGAAGAAGAATCGCTGTTCATTAAAAAAAATGCCAGGAAAGTACTGGCCGGATCGGCCAGCCTGGAGGTCGAAAACCTGCCGCCGGCCATGGAAAAATTGAAAAACCTGCTGTTGGCCAAGGGCATTTGTTACCTGCTCAACATCTCGGAAACCAAGAAGAAAGTCATCGTCCTCGGCCTGGGCCGCAAGTTTAACACGCGCTGCCTGGAGCAGGAGGACTGCGAGTTCGCCTATATCCTCTCCCGCTTCATGCTCATCGAGCTCGACAATATCGATTACCTGGCCCAGATCTTCGAGAAAAAAAAAATGGAACACGAGATGAAGATCGCCCGCGACATCCAGCTCTCGCTGCTGCCGCAGGGCCTGCCGCAGCTGAAGAATTACGATATTTCGGTCATCTACGAAAGCATCCGCGAGGTCGGCGGCGATTATTACGATTTTTTGAAAAAGAAGAAGAACATCCAGCCGCTCGTTCTGGCCGACGTCGAAGGCAAGGGGTTATCCGCCGCCTTGCTGGCCGCCACCTGCCAGGCCATTTTTCATTCGCTGAACGAACTGTACCTGTTCAAGCCGGCCAAGGTCATCGGCAAGGCCAATGCCATGATCCACGAGATTACCAGCGGCAGCCGCTTCATCACCCTGTTCTGGATGCAGCTCGACGATGAAAACCCGGCCCTGACCTACGTCAATGCCGGGCACAACCAGCCCTACCTGATCTCGGGCCCAAAGATCACCCAGCTGAGCGAGGGCGGCACCCTGATCGGCTTCAGCGCCACCAGCGCCTACGAACAGAGCACCGTTCCCCTGCATTCGGGCGACATCGTTTGCGCCTTTACCGACGGCGTCTTCGAAGTGCAGAACCCCGCCGGCGAGGAGTTCGGCGAGAAAGCCATGGTCGAATACATTCAGCAGAACGCGCGGCTGACGGCCGCGGAATTGAGCGGCGGCTTATACAAGAAAATAAAGAGTTTCGCCAATAACATCGATTTCCGCGACGATTTTACCATCCTGATCGTCAAGGTGCGTTGAGGGGGATCGATGAACACGGTGGTGCTGGGATTGCAGTGGGGCGACGAGGGCAAGGGCAAAGCCATCGATTATTTGGCCGGATCGTTCTCGGTGGTGGTGCGCTTCCAGGGCGGGCACAACGCCGGCCATACCGTGTATTACCAGGGCAAAAAGGTCGTCTTGCACGTGCTGCCGTCGGGAATTTTTTACCCCGATTGTTTGGCGGTGATCGCCAACGGGGTGGTCGTGCAGCCGCTGCAGCTGGTCGAGGAGATCCAGAACGCCCGGGCCCTGGGACTTTCGCTGGAAAACCTGGCCCTGAGCGAAAACGCGCCGCTGATCCTCCCTTTTCACCAGGAGCTGGATGTCGTTTTTGAAGATTCCCGCTATCAGCGCATCGGCACCACCCGGCGCGGCATCGGTCCGGCTTACGAGGACGTGATCGGCCGCCGCGCTCTGTTTGTCGACGATCTGTTGCGCGAGGATGTGTTCCGCGCCAAGATCGCCCCCTTGGCCGAGTACTATCAGCGCCTGTTTGCGGCTCACGGCCACCCGGCCGCGAACCTGGAAGAAGCCATCGACCGCTACCTGCAAGCCGGGATTTTTCTCAAATCCTTTGTCCGCAATACCACCCGCCTGCTGCAGCAGGCCCTGGCCGCCAAAAAAGACATACTGTTCGAAGGGGCGCAAGGGGCGCTGCTCGATATCAACCTGGGGACGTATCCATTCGTCACCTCTTCCAATACGACCATTGCCGGCGTGTTTTCCGGGACCGGCTTGCCGGCCAAGGCGGTGGAGCGGGTGATCGGCATATCCAAGGCTTACGCTACTCGGGTGGGCGAGGGCCCTTTCCCAAGCGAGCTGACCGGCGCCGGCGGCCAGCAGCTGCGCGAGCGCGGCAACGAGTACGGGGCGACCACCGGCCGGCCGCGGCGGGTGGGCTGGCTCGACCTGGTGGCGCTGAAGTACGCCGTGCAGGTCAACGGCGTCGATTCCCTGTTTCTGACCAAGCTGGACGTCCTGGATGAGATGGCCGAAATCCAGGTGGTCACCGCCTATGAAGGCGTTGACGGGTTTCCCGCCCACGCCGACGCGCTGAGCCGGGTCCGGCCGGTTTATAGCGCCCTGCCGGGATGGGAGAAAAAACTCGGCGCCATCGAGCGTTTCCGCGACCTGCCCGAGCAGGTCCGCGCCTACCTGCGCTTCATCGAGGATTTTACCGGGGTCGGCGTGAGCCATGTGTCGCTGGGCGGCGAACGCCGCCAGACCATCGAAATCGGTGCCTGATCGAAAGCCTGCGCTTCAGCCCTTGAAACGGTCCAGGGCGATGAGCAGCAGGCGGGCAGCGCGTTCCAGCTTGGGCGCCTCGATGACGTACGCCAGCCGCACCTCATTCTTGCCCCGGCCCTGGGTGCTGTAGAAGCCCTCGCCTGGGGCGATCATCACCGTTTCGTTGTTTTCAGTGAATTCGTTTAGCAGCCAGCGGGCGAACGTCTCGCCGTCGCTGATCGGCAGCTTGGCCATGATATAAAAAGCGCCTTCGGGCTTTTGCAGGATAATGCCCTGGTGCGAGGTCAGGATGTCGAACAGGATGTCGCGGCGCTTCTGGTATTCGGCCATCACCTCTTTGAAATAATCGTGCGGCAGCTCGTAGGCGCCGATGGCGCCGATCTGCTCGAGGGTCGGCGGGCACAGGCGCGCCTGGGCGAACTTGCTGATGCCCTTCATCACCTCTTCGTTGCGCGAGATCACCGCCCCGATGCGGGCGCCGCAGGCCGAGTAGCGCTTGGAGATCGAATCGACCACGATGGCGCGGTCTTCCATGCCCTCGAGCTGCAGGATGCTGAAATGGGTCTTGCCGTCGTAGACGAACTCCTTGTAGACTTCGTCGGCGATGAGGTACAGGTCGTGCTTTTTGGCGAAGGCGGCCAGGGCCTTGAGCTCGTCCACGCGGTATACCGTGCCGGTGGGGTTGTTGGGCGAGCAGAGCAGGACGGCGCGGGTGCGCGGAGTGACCTTGCTTTCGAACTCCTTGATGTCGGGCAAATGGAAGCCGTCCTCGGCCCGGGTGGTCACCGGCACGATCTTGACGTTGCACAGCGAGGCGTAGCCGTTGTAGTTGGTGTAGAAGGGTTCGGGGATGATGATCTCGTCGCCCGGGTCAGCTACGGCGTTGAAGGCGAAGGAGATGGCCTCGCTGCCTCCGGTGGCGATGACGATATTCTTGTTTTCCAGCTTGATCTTGAAAAAAGCGAAATACTTGGCCATCGCCTCCTTGAGGGCCTCAAGGCCGTCGGAGGGGCCGTAGGAAAGGACCTTTTCCCCGTAGGCGATGATCTTCTGCATGAACACGGCCGGGGTGTGGATGTCGGGCTGGCCGATGTTGAGGTGGTAGACGGTCGTGCCGCGCTTCTTGGCGGCATTGGCCAGGGCGGTCAATTTGCGGATCGGGGATTCCTGGATGCTTTGGGCTCTTGCGGATATTTTCACGGCGCCTCCTGATCTGTTAGGAAGTAAATTATAATATTATTCAAGGTCGGGGTCAACTAGATGATCCGCTTTGGTCATTGATGAAATTATGATTGAATTCAGAAAAATGTAGTTTTTACGAGAAAATCTGAATGTTCAAAACTCATCCCCCACCCCCTTCTCTTGGCAAGAGAAGGGGAGTAGGAGGTCTTCTTCACCCCCCTCTCATAAAAAAAGAGAGGGGGAATGGGGGTGAGTCAGTGGATGAGATTCGAAAACATAAGATT
This sequence is a window from Candidatus Aminicenantes bacterium. Protein-coding genes within it:
- a CDS encoding PP2C family protein-serine/threonine phosphatase, which encodes MAENDLKQLQKELKFKKLQLNSIYELSSAIHSSFDIDHVIRIFFSTLMAPLGVSRAFFFDPTQAIFRKRGFVLSEEESLFIKKNARKVLAGSASLEVENLPPAMEKLKNLLLAKGICYLLNISETKKKVIVLGLGRKFNTRCLEQEDCEFAYILSRFMLIELDNIDYLAQIFEKKKMEHEMKIARDIQLSLLPQGLPQLKNYDISVIYESIREVGGDYYDFLKKKKNIQPLVLADVEGKGLSAALLAATCQAIFHSLNELYLFKPAKVIGKANAMIHEITSGSRFITLFWMQLDDENPALTYVNAGHNQPYLISGPKITQLSEGGTLIGFSATSAYEQSTVPLHSGDIVCAFTDGVFEVQNPAGEEFGEKAMVEYIQQNARLTAAELSGGLYKKIKSFANNIDFRDDFTILIVKVR
- a CDS encoding pyridoxal phosphate-dependent aminotransferase, with the translated sequence MKISARAQSIQESPIRKLTALANAAKKRGTTVYHLNIGQPDIHTPAVFMQKIIAYGEKVLSYGPSDGLEALKEAMAKYFAFFKIKLENKNIVIATGGSEAISFAFNAVADPGDEIIIPEPFYTNYNGYASLCNVKIVPVTTRAEDGFHLPDIKEFESKVTPRTRAVLLCSPNNPTGTVYRVDELKALAAFAKKHDLYLIADEVYKEFVYDGKTHFSILQLEGMEDRAIVVDSISKRYSACGARIGAVISRNEEVMKGISKFAQARLCPPTLEQIGAIGAYELPHDYFKEVMAEYQKRRDILFDILTSHQGIILQKPEGAFYIMAKLPISDGETFARWLLNEFTENNETVMIAPGEGFYSTQGRGKNEVRLAYVIEAPKLERAARLLLIALDRFKG
- a CDS encoding adenylosuccinate synthase, whose amino-acid sequence is MNTVVLGLQWGDEGKGKAIDYLAGSFSVVVRFQGGHNAGHTVYYQGKKVVLHVLPSGIFYPDCLAVIANGVVVQPLQLVEEIQNARALGLSLENLALSENAPLILPFHQELDVVFEDSRYQRIGTTRRGIGPAYEDVIGRRALFVDDLLREDVFRAKIAPLAEYYQRLFAAHGHPAANLEEAIDRYLQAGIFLKSFVRNTTRLLQQALAAKKDILFEGAQGALLDINLGTYPFVTSSNTTIAGVFSGTGLPAKAVERVIGISKAYATRVGEGPFPSELTGAGGQQLRERGNEYGATTGRPRRVGWLDLVALKYAVQVNGVDSLFLTKLDVLDEMAEIQVVTAYEGVDGFPAHADALSRVRPVYSALPGWEKKLGAIERFRDLPEQVRAYLRFIEDFTGVGVSHVSLGGERRQTIEIGA